One stretch of Sebaldella sp. S0638 DNA includes these proteins:
- a CDS encoding folylpolyglutamate synthase/dihydrofolate synthase family protein: MDKKKNLDSVDKFKIKLGLENMEKAMKSLGNPEKNYKIIHIAGTNGKGSAAAFLEAGLLAAGYRTGKYTSPEIYRFNERITVNGIEINDEDVDIYYEKINKVLEENNIELTYFEVTTAMMFLYMKEKNIDYLVLETGLGGRTDATNTVAPVISLITNISFDHMEFLGNTLREIAHEKAGIIKKDVPVFFSDSKQELLLEIKAKTDNYVNVLEKYNFNNESVELDKKKLKTIVKINGKEFRLSLFGKFQGKNFLLAYEALRYLGIDDEIITKSCLKAVWQGRFQIISENPFIILDGAHNKDSAAVLSENLAEVFPDRELVFIISILKDKDNDSVLEELAKASDYAVFTGINNNRGQNSEEMYNRGKDYFEHSYAESTLESALEKAESLNKKAVVICGSFFLLKEYKKSDI, encoded by the coding sequence ATGGATAAGAAAAAAAATCTGGATTCCGTGGATAAATTTAAAATAAAATTAGGACTTGAAAATATGGAAAAAGCGATGAAAAGTCTTGGGAATCCTGAAAAAAACTATAAAATAATTCATATTGCAGGAACGAATGGAAAAGGGTCTGCGGCGGCTTTTTTGGAAGCAGGTCTGTTAGCAGCAGGCTACAGAACAGGAAAGTATACCTCACCTGAAATATATCGTTTTAACGAGAGAATAACAGTAAACGGTATAGAGATAAATGATGAGGATGTGGATATTTATTATGAAAAAATAAATAAAGTTTTGGAAGAAAATAATATAGAACTAACATACTTTGAAGTAACAACAGCAATGATGTTTTTATATATGAAAGAGAAGAATATAGATTATCTTGTGCTGGAAACAGGTCTTGGCGGAAGAACAGACGCTACAAATACAGTGGCTCCTGTTATTTCACTTATAACAAATATTTCATTTGATCACATGGAATTTTTGGGAAATACTTTAAGGGAGATAGCACATGAAAAGGCAGGAATTATAAAAAAGGACGTGCCTGTTTTTTTTTCAGACAGCAAACAAGAGCTGCTTTTGGAGATAAAAGCAAAGACAGACAATTATGTTAATGTTTTGGAAAAGTATAATTTTAATAATGAGAGTGTTGAGCTTGATAAAAAGAAACTAAAAACTATAGTAAAGATTAACGGCAAAGAGTTCAGACTGTCATTGTTCGGGAAATTTCAGGGAAAGAATTTTTTACTGGCATATGAGGCATTGAGATATCTGGGAATAGATGATGAAATAATTACGAAATCATGTCTGAAAGCTGTCTGGCAGGGAAGATTTCAGATAATTTCGGAAAATCCCTTTATAATACTGGACGGAGCACATAATAAGGATTCAGCAGCAGTGCTTTCAGAGAATCTGGCGGAAGTTTTTCCTGACAGGGAACTGGTCTTTATTATTTCTATTTTGAAAGATAAAGATAATGATTCTGTATTGGAAGAGCTGGCAAAAGCTTCAGATTATGCAGTTTTCACCGGAATAAACAATAATCGCGGTCAGAATTCCGAAGAAATGTACAATAGAGGCAAAGATTATTTCGAACATTCATATGCGGAAAGCACTCTGGAATCCGCATTAGAAAAAGCAGAAAGCCTGAATAAAAAGGCAGTAGTAATCTGCGGTTCTTTTTTTCTTTTGAAAGAATATAAAAAGTCAGATATTTAG
- the folP gene encoding dihydropteroate synthase — protein sequence MILKFRNKELEFGKRTLIMGILNITPDSFSDGGDNFNIQNAVEHALQMIKDGADIIDIGGESTRPGSELVSEEEELKRVIPVIKELSKVTDIPISIDTYKAAVAEEAILAGADIINDIWGLQGDAKMAETAAKYNVPVIAMHNHDGHEYNRDIMEEMKIFFDKTFEIGENAGIPRENIILDPGIGFGKVYEQNIEVLRRLEELSALGRVLLGTSRKSTLGKILDLPPKERTEGTLATTVIGIQKGADIVRVHDVLENKRCAMVADAILRK from the coding sequence ATGATATTAAAATTCAGAAATAAAGAGCTGGAATTTGGAAAAAGAACATTAATAATGGGGATTTTGAATATTACTCCCGATTCATTCTCAGATGGCGGGGATAACTTTAATATTCAAAATGCAGTGGAACATGCTCTGCAAATGATAAAAGACGGTGCAGACATTATAGATATAGGCGGAGAATCTACAAGACCGGGAAGTGAACTAGTAAGTGAAGAGGAAGAATTAAAAAGGGTTATTCCTGTAATAAAAGAACTTTCCAAAGTAACAGATATCCCAATATCAATAGATACATACAAAGCTGCAGTGGCAGAAGAAGCGATCCTCGCAGGAGCAGACATAATAAATGACATATGGGGACTGCAAGGTGATGCGAAGATGGCAGAAACAGCAGCAAAATATAATGTACCTGTAATAGCAATGCATAATCATGACGGACATGAGTATAACAGAGACATTATGGAAGAAATGAAGATTTTTTTTGACAAGACTTTTGAAATTGGGGAAAATGCTGGTATTCCAAGAGAAAATATAATACTTGATCCGGGAATAGGCTTTGGGAAAGTTTATGAGCAAAATATCGAGGTATTAAGAAGACTGGAGGAGCTGTCAGCACTTGGAAGAGTCCTTCTGGGTACTTCAAGAAAATCAACGCTCGGGAAAATACTCGATCTGCCACCAAAGGAAAGAACGGAAGGGACGCTTGCCACTACAGTGATAGGAATACAAAAGGGTGCGGATATAGTGAGAGTTCACGATGTGCTTGAAAATAAAAGATGTGCAATGGTAGCAGATGCCATATTAAGGAAGTAA
- the folK gene encoding 2-amino-4-hydroxy-6-hydroxymethyldihydropteridine diphosphokinase: MAVKDKIYIKDLEIIAYHGVLKEEKELGQRFFISLEIQTDFREAGKNDDLTKTISYAEVCDDIEKIFLTAKYNLIEKCAEEIAECLLEKYTRIKELKVKIKKPWAPIRKAIDHVAVEIVRGRHKVYISLGSNMGDKEKNLNDALDKIKEISGTKVSKVSGFIVTKPFGYTDQDDFLNAVAELETLLMPEELLKELLAAEQELGRVREIKWGPRLIDLDILIFDDEVIDEDNLTIPHPWMSERMFVLEPFAEIAPNVVHPLSRKRIRELKSELEKNL, encoded by the coding sequence TTGGCTGTAAAAGACAAAATATACATAAAAGATCTGGAAATAATAGCATATCACGGGGTATTAAAAGAGGAAAAAGAATTGGGACAAAGATTTTTTATCTCTCTTGAGATACAGACTGACTTTAGGGAAGCCGGGAAAAATGATGATCTGACCAAGACAATCAGTTATGCAGAGGTATGTGACGATATAGAAAAAATATTTCTGACAGCCAAATATAACCTTATTGAAAAGTGTGCCGAGGAAATAGCAGAGTGTCTACTGGAAAAATACACAAGGATTAAAGAATTAAAGGTAAAAATAAAAAAGCCGTGGGCTCCTATAAGAAAGGCTATAGATCATGTGGCTGTGGAAATAGTCAGAGGACGGCATAAAGTATATATTTCCCTTGGTTCAAATATGGGAGATAAGGAAAAGAATCTTAATGATGCACTTGATAAGATTAAGGAAATTTCAGGAACAAAAGTTAGTAAAGTATCAGGCTTTATAGTGACAAAACCTTTCGGGTACACAGATCAGGATGATTTTTTGAATGCTGTGGCAGAGCTGGAAACGCTTCTTATGCCGGAAGAGCTTTTGAAAGAGCTTCTTGCTGCGGAACAGGAGCTGGGAAGGGTAAGGGAAATAAAATGGGGTCCTCGTCTGATAGATTTGGATATATTGATATTTGATGATGAGGTAATAGATGAGGATAATCTTACAATCCCGCATCCGTGGATGAGTGAAAGAATGTTTGTGTTAGAGCCTTTCGCTGAGATAGCACCTAATGTGGTTCATCCGCTCAGCCGTAAAAGGATAAGGGAACTTAAGAGTGAGCTTGAGAAAAATTTATAA
- the folE gene encoding GTP cyclohydrolase I FolE: MDRKNLEKLTYEMLVEIGEDVSREGLKDTPKRIPVVYGEIFSGMGKKPEDIVKKVFTVEKNNIVIEKNIDFYSMCEHDLLPFFGQIHVAYIPDGKVLGFGDIIKITELYSKRLQIQERLTNEICDAIADLTNCQGVMVIVKARHLCIEMKGSRKANSEIVTSAVNGIFEKEESKKSEVLALLSI, translated from the coding sequence ATGGACAGGAAAAATCTGGAAAAACTGACATACGAAATGCTTGTGGAAATAGGCGAGGATGTGAGCAGAGAGGGCTTGAAAGATACACCGAAAAGAATACCTGTAGTATACGGAGAGATTTTTTCGGGTATGGGGAAAAAGCCTGAGGATATTGTAAAAAAAGTTTTTACTGTTGAAAAAAATAATATAGTAATTGAAAAAAACATTGATTTTTATTCAATGTGTGAACATGATCTTCTGCCGTTTTTCGGACAGATTCATGTGGCATATATACCTGACGGGAAAGTATTGGGCTTCGGGGATATTATTAAAATAACAGAGTTATATTCAAAAAGACTTCAGATTCAGGAACGGCTCACAAATGAAATTTGTGATGCAATTGCTGATCTGACAAATTGTCAGGGAGTAATGGTAATAGTAAAAGCAAGGCATTTGTGCATAGAGATGAAAGGAAGTAGAAAAGCTAATTCAGAAATAGTTACAAGTGCTGTAAACGGTATTTTCGAAAAAGAAGAATCCAAGAAAAGTGAAGTTTTGGCGTTATTAAGTATTTAG
- a CDS encoding heavy metal translocating P-type ATPase: MKKYILKNLDCANCAAKLEREIKKSSTVKSVSVDFGTLTMLIDSTDLENDLSIVNKIEPGVQLIEAVKGIFPKKQKSGECCGEDSHDHDHEHSHEHGESGGDELKKEKIKIAAAIILMIGGFITKDNMIISNILFVFSYAIVGYSVIMKAIKNLLKGNPFDEFFLMSFATLAAFFINQFSEAAGVMIFYSVGELLQEISVNNSRKSIKSLLELKPEYANLETADGLKTVNPETVELNNIIVVKPGEKIPLDGEITEGKTQLDTSALTGESVPRSYAAGDNVMAGMINTSGLIKIKVTKLFNESSVFKILEMVENASHKKAETEKFITKFARYYTPAVVILAVLVAVIPPLFFNQLFSEWLYRAIVLLVISCPCALVLSIPLGYFAGIGRAAKNGILVKGSTFFDVINDLNIIMLDKTGTITKGIFEVADMEIAGDMERDKFLEYAALGEANSNHPIAKSIVAYYNQKPDLSRITDYEEISGNGIKAKIDGKEILLGNSKLMKSHNIEFSEKQDYGTIVYMSIDGKYTGNLLIKDMIKEDSEDAVEKLHEVGIEKLVMLTGDNEVVAENVAKTVGIDSYYANLLPEGKVEKLEEEMRKAGVGKKVAFVGDGINDAPVLARADVGIAMGGLGSDAAIETADVVLIDDKISKIADLVKISKKTRRILIENIIFILLIKGIFIVLGVFGLANMWEAVFADVGTALLAVFNAMRILKGKY, translated from the coding sequence GTGAAGAAGTATATATTGAAGAACTTAGATTGTGCGAACTGTGCTGCTAAGCTGGAAAGGGAAATAAAAAAGTCATCTACGGTGAAGTCCGTCAGTGTGGACTTTGGAACTTTAACTATGCTTATAGACAGTACAGACCTTGAAAACGATTTGTCAATAGTAAATAAGATAGAGCCGGGAGTACAGCTGATAGAAGCAGTAAAAGGAATCTTTCCGAAAAAACAGAAAAGCGGAGAATGCTGCGGTGAAGACAGCCATGATCACGATCACGAACATAGTCATGAACATGGAGAGAGTGGCGGCGACGAACTGAAGAAAGAAAAAATAAAAATAGCAGCTGCCATTATCTTGATGATAGGCGGTTTTATAACAAAAGACAATATGATTATATCGAATATATTATTTGTTTTTTCTTATGCAATTGTGGGATATTCGGTAATAATGAAAGCAATAAAAAATCTTTTAAAAGGAAACCCGTTTGACGAATTCTTTCTTATGAGTTTTGCTACACTTGCTGCATTTTTCATAAATCAGTTCTCAGAAGCAGCGGGAGTAATGATTTTTTACAGCGTAGGGGAACTATTACAGGAAATATCGGTAAATAATTCGAGAAAATCAATAAAATCACTGCTTGAACTAAAACCGGAATATGCTAATCTGGAAACTGCCGATGGATTGAAAACAGTAAATCCCGAAACAGTGGAACTAAATAACATTATAGTAGTAAAGCCCGGTGAAAAAATACCTTTGGACGGAGAGATTACAGAGGGAAAAACACAGCTTGATACGTCAGCACTTACAGGGGAATCAGTACCAAGGTCATATGCCGCCGGAGATAATGTAATGGCAGGAATGATAAATACTTCGGGACTGATTAAAATAAAAGTAACAAAATTATTTAATGAATCATCAGTATTCAAAATTTTGGAAATGGTAGAAAATGCTTCACATAAAAAAGCAGAAACAGAAAAATTTATTACGAAATTCGCAAGATATTATACTCCGGCAGTAGTAATACTGGCAGTTTTAGTAGCTGTAATACCGCCGTTATTCTTTAATCAGTTATTTTCAGAGTGGTTATACAGGGCAATAGTCCTTCTTGTTATATCGTGTCCATGTGCATTGGTACTAAGCATACCTTTGGGATATTTCGCAGGAATAGGGAGAGCTGCCAAAAACGGTATTCTTGTAAAAGGCTCTACATTCTTTGATGTTATTAATGACTTAAATATAATAATGCTGGATAAAACAGGGACTATTACAAAGGGTATCTTTGAAGTAGCAGATATGGAAATCGCCGGAGATATGGAAAGGGATAAGTTTCTGGAATACGCGGCGTTAGGAGAAGCTAACTCTAATCATCCGATAGCAAAATCAATAGTGGCTTATTACAATCAAAAGCCTGATTTAAGCAGAATTACAGATTATGAGGAAATAAGCGGAAACGGAATAAAAGCAAAGATAGACGGTAAAGAAATATTACTGGGTAATTCAAAACTGATGAAGTCACATAATATAGAATTTAGTGAAAAGCAGGATTACGGTACAATAGTTTATATGAGTATAGACGGGAAATATACAGGGAATCTATTAATAAAAGATATGATAAAAGAAGATTCAGAAGATGCTGTGGAAAAACTGCATGAAGTAGGAATAGAAAAACTAGTAATGCTTACAGGCGATAATGAGGTAGTGGCTGAAAATGTAGCGAAAACAGTAGGAATAGATTCTTACTACGCCAATCTTCTTCCAGAAGGAAAAGTAGAGAAACTGGAAGAAGAGATGAGAAAAGCCGGGGTCGGTAAGAAAGTAGCATTTGTGGGTGACGGAATAAATGATGCACCGGTACTTGCAAGGGCGGATGTAGGTATAGCCATGGGCGGACTTGGCTCTGATGCAGCAATAGAAACAGCAGATGTAGTTCTTATAGATGATAAAATTTCTAAAATCGCCGATCTGGTTAAAATATCCAAGAAAACAAGAAGAATACTAATAGAAAATATTATATTTATTCTTTTGATAAAAGGAATATTCATAGTTTTGGGAGTATTCGGACTTGCAAATATGTGGGAAGCAGTATTTGCAGATGTAGGAACGGCATTACTTGCAGTGTTTAATGCAATGAGAATATTGAAAGGGAAGTATTAA
- a CDS encoding DUF2278 family protein: MEDYVLLKGKITGKWYDLDKTAHYHIIAEVLGKEYDIAVNVGSVERKWGSDEFKTSELLVYHDENYNNKILDKIVGKKYGIHVVERDFALDYVKMDLFNPEKMILMPTIDTKKTYLIEVLEDYVTRSMDEEMYDIYVYGMLYENESGIHDVHMNQGSEKRYRHRDREWSDGALFLHNRENFSWIAVFLAFKNQDFNRKK; encoded by the coding sequence ATGGAAGATTACGTACTGTTAAAGGGGAAAATAACAGGAAAGTGGTACGATCTTGACAAAACTGCACATTATCACATTATTGCAGAAGTTTTGGGGAAAGAATATGATATAGCTGTAAATGTAGGCTCTGTGGAACGAAAATGGGGAAGCGATGAATTTAAGACATCAGAGCTTTTAGTTTATCATGATGAAAATTATAATAACAAAATTTTAGATAAAATAGTAGGTAAAAAATACGGCATTCATGTAGTAGAAAGAGATTTTGCACTTGATTATGTAAAAATGGATTTGTTTAATCCTGAAAAAATGATTTTAATGCCCACAATAGATACTAAAAAGACTTATCTTATAGAAGTTTTGGAAGATTATGTAACACGTTCAATGGATGAAGAGATGTATGATATATATGTATACGGCATGCTCTATGAAAATGAATCGGGAATTCATGATGTTCATATGAATCAGGGAAGTGAAAAACGATACAGACACAGAGACAGAGAATGGAGTGACGGTGCCTTATTTTTGCATAACCGGGAAAATTTCAGCTGGATTGCTGTTTTTTTAGCATTTAAAAATCAGGATTTTAATAGAAAAAAATAA
- a CDS encoding NUDIX hydrolase gives MEERKWLGVAKKLQAIAQAGLEYSKDKYDLERFEEIRKVSIDIMESYTDMEREKIKHLFAGETGYQTPKIDIRAAVFHENKILMVKEKLDNRWSLPGGWADIDLSLKENLIKEAMEEAGARIIPERILAVYDRNRNTNILFPHSVYKIFVQCKYLESSFVENIETEETGFFSADRLPELSETRNTESQIKMCFEYKDNPFHEPYFD, from the coding sequence ATGGAAGAAAGAAAATGGCTCGGAGTTGCTAAAAAGCTGCAGGCAATAGCACAGGCCGGTCTGGAATACTCAAAAGATAAATACGATTTGGAAAGATTCGAGGAAATAAGAAAAGTAAGTATTGATATTATGGAAAGTTATACAGACATGGAAAGAGAGAAGATAAAACATCTTTTCGCAGGCGAGACAGGATATCAGACACCTAAAATAGATATAAGAGCGGCTGTTTTTCATGAAAATAAAATACTTATGGTAAAGGAAAAGCTGGATAACAGATGGTCTCTTCCCGGAGGATGGGCAGATATAGATCTTTCCCTTAAAGAAAATCTTATTAAAGAGGCTATGGAAGAAGCCGGAGCAAGAATTATTCCTGAGAGAATACTCGCAGTTTATGACAGAAACAGAAACACCAATATATTATTTCCGCATAGTGTTTACAAGATATTTGTACAATGTAAGTATCTGGAAAGCAGCTTTGTGGAAAATATTGAAACAGAAGAAACAGGATTCTTTTCAGCAGACAGGCTTCCGGAGCTTTCAGAAACAAGGAATACTGAATCACAGATAAAAATGTGCTTTGAATATAAAGATAATCCGTTTCATGAACCATATTTTGATTAA